From a region of the Helianthus annuus cultivar XRQ/B chromosome 5, HanXRQr2.0-SUNRISE, whole genome shotgun sequence genome:
- the LOC110943316 gene encoding uncharacterized mitochondrial protein AtMg00820-like → MDIEFNALITNATWELVPPSHHKPIGCKWVFRIKRRLDGSIEKYKARLVSKRFLPEYGKDYFETFSPVTKPVTIRTVLAIACLKIGHFGNSKLPTPSYMALCMKMFT, encoded by the coding sequence ATGGATATTGAGTTCAATGCTTTAATAACGAATGCCACATGGGAACTAGTCCCTCCTTCACATCACAAACCTATCGGTTGTAAATGGGTATTTCGTATCAAACGACGTCTAGATGGGTCTATTGAGAAATATAAGGCGCGTCTCGTCTCTAAACGCTTTCTCCCAGAATATGGGAAGGATTACTTTGAGACATTTAGTCCGGTTACCAAACCTGTCACAATCCGTACGGTTCTTGCCATTGCGTGTCTCAAAATTGGCCACTTCGGCAACTCGAAGTTACCAACGCCTTCTTACATGGCACTTTGCATGAAGATGTTTACATGA